DNA from Kryptolebias marmoratus isolate JLee-2015 linkage group LG8, ASM164957v2, whole genome shotgun sequence:
GAGCTCTGCATCTTCCTCACAGAGGTAAGTCCTCGACGGAGGACACCTGCAGACACGCTGTCTTTCACCAGCAGGAGGACGGAGGAGGACCGGCTCGAGTCCGCTTAAAATTTAAATCCGTTTTCACGCATGCTGGCAGCCACTAAAAGGACTCGTACCCTTTCTTTAGTCAGACCCGTGTCTTCTTGTGTGTCGCCGCAGGTGAAAAACATGATCGTTTACGTGGAGAAGAAAGTTCTGGATGATCCAGCCATTACAGGAGACGAGAACTTTGGAGCCATTACTAAGAAATTTTGCACTTTCAGAGAAGGTAGATAATATCTCAACGAGTCAGTCGTTTGAACAGCGCGTACAAATATGCAGAAAGAATGTTAAATATCTCGTTGTTTGAATATTTCTTCAGATTTTGATGACCTCTCCAACCGCGTAGACTTCATCATTTGTCTCGGTGGAGATGGAACTCTGCTGTATGCGTCTTCGCTCTTTCAGGTATTCATCCAGGAGTTCTCACATGAAGTGGTTTTATATTTCGGACTGAAGCTAATCCCCTCCTTCCCCTGCTTGCAGGAGAGCGTTCCACCAGTTATGGCCTTTCACCTGGGCTCCCTGGGCTTCCTGACCCCCTTTAAGTTCGACACGTACCAGTCCCAGGTCACCCAGATTATCGAAGGTACTGAATGTTCTCCAACCTGCCCGTCGGCCTCGGGCGCGCGGCCTCGCTTTGTCTGCAGAAGCACGTGACACGTGTGCGAGGTGTCAGGTCACTCATGCGTGCGCCGCTTCGTTTCGCAGGGAACGCCGCCATCGTTCTGAGAAGCCGCCTgcgagtccaggtgctgaaggAGAACTGGGACGAGAAGGACGCCGTGGACGAGAAGGGGGTCATCCTGACCAACGGGGAACATGAGGCGGGTCGCAAAGCCCTGCAGTATCAGGTTAGTCCACAGCCTTTTTATGAACACTTTACTTCAATACGTTGGTTTCTCAGaaatgttgcagctgttttcagtcCAGCTCACTCTGGATGTAAATAGGTCAGAATTCCTTTGTGTAGTCGTCTCTGTGATACTGCGGGCGTTCAACCTGTTGTTGATGAGCAACATTGGCAAGCAGTGACATCAGTGAGCTGACACTAACTGCATGTTTAAGGATTACACACTGAATAGGTGTTTCTCCTgcctaacacacaaacactgcgGTGTGAGGTGACATCATCCAATGGTTTTTTTTGCCAGAGTTTGACgcgtgactgtgtgtgtgtcaggtccTGAATGAGGTGGTGGTGGACAGAGGACCCTCCTCGTATCTCTCCAACGTTGACCTCTACCTGGACGGACACCTGATCACCACGGTGCAGGGAGACGGTGAGTCAGCAGATTGTTGCATAAGCGTGACACACGACACCACAAACCTGCAGACAGACTTCAGGGTTCTCAGTTTCTCTGGGTGGAGCACAGTTGAGTC
Protein-coding regions in this window:
- the nadka gene encoding NAD kinase isoform X3, which translates into the protein MKFNQCVVEDAPGSHSENRVWKWHIQDPASQKLTWNKPPKSVLVIKKIRDASLLQPFKELCIFLTEVKNMIVYVEKKVLDDPAITGDENFGAITKKFCTFREDFDDLSNRVDFIICLGGDGTLLYASSLFQESVPPVMAFHLGSLGFLTPFKFDTYQSQVTQIIEGNAAIVLRSRLRVQVLKENWDEKDAVDEKGVILTNGEHEAGRKALQYQVLNEVVVDRGPSSYLSNVDLYLDGHLITTVQGDGLIVSTPTGSTAYAVAAGASMIHPNVPAIMITPICPHSLSFRPIVVPAGVELKIMLSRDARNTAWVSFDGRKRQEICHGDSITITTSCFPVPSICFRDPVNDWFESLAQCLHWNVRKKQNYLNSEDEEF